The sequence ACCACCTCGCTAAGCTTAAGGAGGCCGAGGCTCAAGGCCACATTCACCTCATCTAGTATGACTAGGTCGTAGCTACCGCTCGCAACGGCCTCCTTAGCCCTCTTTAAAGCCTCCTCGGCGAGCTCTACGTCCACGTCTTCAGGGCTCTCGGGATGAACGAACCCCTCGCGCCCATACTGCTGTACTTCTACTCCGGGCACGTGTTTAATGGCTTCTACTTCTCCATAACCCCCCCTCTTCATGAACTGGATGATGATTCCCCTCAGCCCCCTACCCGCAGCCCTCAACGCTAGGCCGAAGGCTGAAGT comes from Candidatus Nezhaarchaeota archaeon and encodes:
- a CDS encoding cob(I)yrinic acid a,c-diamide adenosyltransferase, which gives rise to TSAFGLALRAAGRGLRGIIIQFMKRGGYGEVEAIKHVPGVEVQQYGREGFVHPESPEDVDVELAEEALKRAKEAVASGSYDLVILDEVNVALSLGLLKLSEVVELIKEKPTHVELVLTGRGAPKELYELADYVTEFVEVKHPWRAGVVGREGVEY